A genomic stretch from Megachile rotundata isolate GNS110a chromosome 1, iyMegRotu1, whole genome shotgun sequence includes:
- the LOC100875527 gene encoding protein Asterix, whose protein sequence is MNSSSDPRRPEREVRYKPSVSSSQMQPGDNSTPDYMNILGMVFSMCGLMMRLKWCAWVALYCSCISFANSKVSDDTKQILSSFMLSISAVVMSYLQNPQPMTPPWASTMQ, encoded by the coding sequence ATGAATAGTTCATCAGATCCTAGACGTCCAGAACGAGAAGTACGATACAAACCCAGTGTGTCAAGCAGCCAAATGCAACCTGGTGATAATTCAACACCAGATTACATGAATATACTTGGAATGGTCTTTAGTATGTGTGGTTTAATGATGAGATTGAAATGGTGTGCATGGGTTGCGTTATATTGTTCTTGCATAAGTTTTGCCAATTCAAAAGTGAGCGACGATACTAAACAAATTCTCAGTAGTTTTATGTTATCCATATCTGCGGTTGTAATGTCATACTTGCAAAATCCACAACCAATGACTCCACCTTGGGCATCAACAAtgcaataa